The Neurospora crassa OR74A linkage group I, whole genome shotgun sequence genome segment cctcgtctgTGAGACCGGGGTTGTTCCGACGACGGTTGTTtgaggagagggaaggggagCGGTGCATTTCTTGGAGTTGATGGTGGGTtgaggagcgggagcggtTGTGGCTGGAGATACTTTGGGGGTGGGAGGGGTTGGATAAggggccgccgccgctgccgccgggGTTACGGGATTGGAAGGGGCCACCGCTGCCTCCACcagtgccgccgccgccgccgccgttagaggcgagggaggaggatggacgGTGGCCGTGGCttgggtggtgagggtggttgaggtcgtctgctcctcctttgtgcgagaaggaagagttggtgtggtggtgggaggcgGAACGGGAGTGTGAGCCACCGCCAATGGGGGTGTTGCGGCCTGTGCCGATACGACGGTGGTCGGATTCGGAGCCGGAGAGGTTGGAGTCTGCGTCTGATAGGTCGCTGTCTCCCGTAGAGTTTGCGCGGGAGGTCGTGTTGGGACTGTTCTTCGCTCCGCTGCCgctggtgccggtgccggcgcGCTTGAGCACGCGGGAGAGATTGGATTTGTGGGAGGAGCCACCTCCCGCGCCGGAGCCAGAGACGCCGCTGGCGGAAACACCACCGGCTGAGCCACTACCGCTGCCGGCAGTGGGCACGCTGCTGCCCTTCTTACGGGAGGCGGCCGAACTACCAGAGGGTACGGACTTGCGACTGGTGCTGCTTGTAGATCCTTTGCCTATGCCGCGGGGGCCAGCGCTGCCGGCGCGTTGGACGCCGCCAGAAGTTGTGGAGGATTTGGGCGTGCCTGGACCGAGCGAAGCGTGTCGGCCTATGCCACTCGTTTGGAGGCTCAGACCACTGTTGCTGCGGACGGCGCCCTTGCGCACGGCGCCTCCGGGTCCGGCAGAGCTTTCGCGGGCGCGCTGGTTCAGTATTATGGTCGCGGCGGGCGTGGCGGGTGCCGAGGCCGAGTGATGGTGCGAGGCTTGGATGTTGCGGATCTGGTTCGATCGGGCGGCGTTGGAGCCAGTGCCGTTAGCGAGGCCGTTCAGTGCCGAGGATATGGGGTGGTTCCCGTTGACGGGCCGGAGAAGGGTCGGGGTGCTGGTGATGTTGGCGGCGCTGTCGCGGACGAGGGAGGGTAGTTCGTCGGGATCAGTAAAGCCGGGCTCGCCGCGGTCGTAGAGAGACTTGATCTGCTTATCGAGGGCGCGGACGTGCTTGTCGAAGGTATGCTGTAGCTTTCGCGTGAGTTCGAGCTTTTCCTTGGACAGCTGCTCGGCTAGGTCAAAGttcttgatgatggtggctctatattcttcttccttgggGTTCGGCTGGAAGCTGCCGTTGGCCTTGATGAATTTCTGGATGCGCTCGTCGTTCTTTTCGATTTCCTTAACCAGCTTGTCATATTGGCGGTCCTTCTCGGCAATCTCGTCTTGCATGAAGCGAATCTCCTCGGGGAGGTTCTGCGTGTTGTGTATCCATTCGTCGAGGATCAATGCCGGGTCGAGCTCTGCGGCAGGTGGCATCTTCCTGACGAAGTCGATGGAGAGGTCGTCTCTAGGCATGATGACTGCTGTTAACTCGGCGCCCCGACGGGGCACGCTCTGGGTTCGTGGGAGAAATCAAGAAGGATGCGCGTGTCATAAGTGAGTGGGATGGATAGGTGGCAACAGGTGTTGGATACCCCGCGATCCAGGCGCGAAgtgggcaagaagaaggtaggtaagtaggtaaaaGGCTATTAAAGCGCGTCTAGGACAAAAAGGCGCCGAGGAGCACAGGACTaatgtggaagaagaagaagaagacgacgacgactaaAGTAACACATGACAGAGATGGAACAACGCAGTTGTATTGTGACCAAGCAAATATGTAATGGTAGACATATGGTTAACACATGatggagagaaaaagaatgACAAGTGAAGAGGCGATTGATGATTCGTGAgccaaagagaaaaaaaaaaaaaaaaaaaaaaaaaaatccgaGCGGGCTTACCTTGCGacggtagtgtagtgtagtgttgtgtagtgtacgtaTCGGTATTGATACCTGTATGGAGACAGGAAGTGGGCGCGGCTACCGATGAAGTAACCCCCCCTGTCAACCTGGCTGCTGGGTAAGGACAGCTCTGGCAGCTTCCATGCAGCGGAGATATTGGATGTGTAGAGCGCGAGGTTCAACTTCACAAGTCTTGGCCTTTGCTATGTTTGTTTATCTGTTaaggatggatgggtgaAATGGATAGTTGCTGATGCTTCAGTTAGTGGTTGGTGTGGTGGGGGGGGGAACGGGTTGTGCTGCTTCAGTTCCTTGTCCCGTCGTTCCCGTCGCGTCCTATGCCGGGCAAGTGGGTGGGGAGACGAGGAGTGGGTGTAGATATATGTGGTGTGGGAAATCGAAAagcaaaaagacaaaaagcAACTTGGATAGAGTAGCAGGTAATTGAATGACTCCAAGATGtaagaggagaaagggataatagtagtagtggaCGGATTGAAGGAGTTGCCTGAGGTTTGGCGTTGGCACACAACTTGGGTCATTACCAGCAAGGCAAGGCTGGAATGAATGACTGTGAATGAATGACCTGAATGCGTGTGTGGACTGCCCTGTTTCTTTGTAGTGTACcggtggtagaggtaaggcAAGTAGGTAAGTACTGTAGCCGCGTCAAACCTGTTGGATGTACACACACGGGCAGGCAGAGGCACTGCACTCCTCAGCTGCGGCAGACTCAGTGAGTTTGGCATGGACACCAGGACGCCGTGCCAGTCTGCCGTGGGTGGTGCAAGTGGAAAGAAAGTCCCGTCGCGGTTGCCAATCCATGAAACTGCTGGCGTTCAATCACTTCCACATCCTGGAGGTTCACAGTTCACAGTTCACAGTTCCTGGCGGTTGGCGGCCTTGCGAACGGGCTGGAGGGATCACACCCACTGCAGTGGAAAAAGGACAACCTAacctaggtacgtaccctCCGTTTGTGGTTGTGACAACCAATCATGACTGCAATTCCGTCACCCACAAAACGCAACCCATGATGAGCTAACGATGTCTGGTTAGCCTATTTTCCAGGCGCAAGATCGCCACGCAAAGCCGAAAGCAGGTCAAGCGACAGAtgcacaaaaaaaaaaaaaaagacgccAGAAGAAGCACTGACACTTTGCTGACAGCTCGGGACTCGGATTTCCAGAGACTCCCGTCCCCTCCCGTCTCACACAGTCACACTGGACTGACTGATTAGGCCGGGGTGACCTCTTATTTGGTAGTTTCGAGGGACgggggtacgtacctctaccactaCTACCAGGGGTCCACAAACCACGGCTCcgttccacttccacttcttgtcAAGATGGGAATTCGAGATGCACGACACCGGCcggacagacagacaggcacAACCGCGgcattgattgattgattgaccTCGACACGCCCTCTCAAGGAAGGAACATTCAAAACACCCAACAGCGATACAAAACCAAGACCAAAGGACAGAGGAACAtacacacatacatacatacatacatacatacatacatacatacatcaCCACACCTCAGTAGCATCACAGCCCGGTCTGCAGAGTTACTACATAGGTAGAGAGAGGCACAACAGGCGTCACCCCCAACCCATCCTCTCGCGCCTCAACTCTCATCACACTACAACAGACTACAGTCAGTACCTAGTATTCTACAATCCCACGGACTTGGCAAACATCACACACAACACAT includes the following:
- a CDS encoding PHD finger domain-containing protein, yielding MPRDDLSIDFVRKMPPAAELDPALILDEWIHNTQNLPEEIRFMQDEIAEKDRQYDKLVKEIEKNDERIQKFIKANGSFQPNPKEEEYRATIIKNFDLAEQLSKEKLELTRKLQHTFDKHVRALDKQIKSLYDRGEPGFTDPDELPSLVRDSAANITSTPTLLRPVNGNHPISSALNGLANGTGSNAARSNQIRNIQASHHHSASAPATPAATIILNQRARESSAGPGGAVRKGAVRSNSGLSLQTSGIGRHASLGPGTPKSSTTSGGVQRAGSAGPRGIGKGSTSSTSRKSVPSGSSAASRKKGSSVPTAGSGSGSAGGVSASGVSGSGAGGGSSHKSNLSRVLKRAGTGTSGSGAKNSPNTTSRANSTGDSDLSDADSNLSGSESDHRRIGTGRNTPIGGGSHSRSASHHHTNSSFSHKGGADDLNHPHHPSHGHRPSSSLASNGGGGGGTGGGSGGPFQSRNPGGSGGGPLSNPSHPQSISSHNRSRSSTHHQLQEMHRSPSLSSNNRRRNNPGLTDEDDEDVDDDDMDLNVDQEDGMDLDDEEAGDDRKYCLCQNVSFGDMVACDNDECPYEWFHWSCVGLKSEPNGTWYCPVCAKNMERDNTSNSNNNINMNNNNSNNSSSSQGRSDNKKSGSGGSGGGGNSSSQGGGGNNSSQGGGGQ
- a CDS encoding PHD finger domain-containing protein, variant, which gives rise to MPPAAELDPALILDEWIHNTQNLPEEIRFMQDEIAEKDRQYDKLVKEIEKNDERIQKFIKANGSFQPNPKEEEYRATIIKNFDLAEQLSKEKLELTRKLQHTFDKHVRALDKQIKSLYDRGEPGFTDPDELPSLVRDSAANITSTPTLLRPVNGNHPISSALNGLANGTGSNAARSNQIRNIQASHHHSASAPATPAATIILNQRARESSAGPGGAVRKGAVRSNSGLSLQTSGIGRHASLGPGTPKSSTTSGGVQRAGSAGPRGIGKGSTSSTSRKSVPSGSSAASRKKGSSVPTAGSGSGSAGGVSASGVSGSGAGGGSSHKSNLSRVLKRAGTGTSGSGAKNSPNTTSRANSTGDSDLSDADSNLSGSESDHRRIGTGRNTPIGGGSHSRSASHHHTNSSFSHKGGADDLNHPHHPSHGHRPSSSLASNGGGGGGTGGGSGGPFQSRNPGGSGGGPLSNPSHPQSISSHNRSRSSTHHQLQEMHRSPSLSSNNRRRNNPGLTDEDDEDVDDDDMDLNVDQEDGMDLDDEEAGDDRKYCLCQNVSFGDMVACDNDECPYEWFHWSCVGLKSEPNGTWYCPVCAKNMERDNTSNSNNNINMNNNNSNNSSSSQGRSDNKKSGSGGSGGGGNSSSQGGGGNNSSQGGGGQ